The genomic interval CCGGGCCAATGATAGCGGCGATAGGCGCGCAGATCCTGTGCCGGAGGCTGCGGGATTTCGCGGCGATGGCGGGTGGCCGCTTCGCGCAGGAACTGGGCCAGCAGCAGAAACACATCGTCGTCGCGCTGGCGCAGCGGGGGCAATTCGATTTCGGCAAGGCTCAGCCGATAATAAAGGTCGTCATCCAGCATGCCGTCGGACCGCAGTTTGGCAATTCCCCCTTCGACCGATGCGACAAGGCGCGGCCCGTCCGGCCCGATCCCGTCCAGCAGGCCCACCAGCTGCGCCTGTGCCGCATGGGACAGGGCGGCAATGCGGGCCAGATACAGCGTGCCGCCCGCCGCCTGCGCCAGCGCGCCCAGCGCGGCGCCGTCACCCAACAGCGCGGCCTCGATACTGATGTCTTTCAGCGCGCCGCAATCCAGCACCACATAATCGCCGCCCCGGTCGGCATTGTCGTGGATCGCCTGCGCCGCGACCGCCTTGCCGGTTCCCGGCTCTCCTGACAGCAGGACCGCCACATCCAGCCCGGCGACTGCGGCGATCTCTCGCCTCAGATCGCGCATCACCTGCGATTTTCCGGGCAGCCGTGATTTCAGACTGTCGCCCGAGCTGATCCTGGCCCGCAACTGACGGTTTTCCAGATTGAGGCGTCGCGATTCCAGCGCCCGGCGCAGGATTTCGCGCAGATAATCCGAAGGCGAGGTCTTTTCCAGAAAGTTGAAGGCGCCGCCCCGGATCGCCTGCACCGCCGTGGGAATGTCGCCATGCGCGGTAAACAGGATAAAGGGCACTTCGGGCGCCTGTTCCTGCGCGCGTTCCAGCAGCTGCAACCCGGTCATGCCGGGCATGCGCATGTCCGACAGGATCACCCCGTTCCAGTCGGGCTGCAACGCGGCCAGCATCGCCTCGGCATCGGAAAAACCACGCGCGGGCCAGCCGCTGCCCTCGATCACCTCGACCAATGCGGGCAGCAGGTCGGCATCATCATCGACGACATAAACGACGGGGTCGTTCATCTGGCTCACTCCACTTTCTGCAGCAGCAGATTTGCGCTGACGCCGCCGCCACGGGCGGGAACAAGGCGCAGATCGCCACCCATATCCTTCGCGATATTATAGGAAATTGACAGGCCAAGGCCCATGCCGCGCCCCGCGCTCTTGGTGGTGACAAACGGGTTCAGCGCGTCTTCGGGATGCAGATCGCCCAGACCGGTGCCGTTATCCGTGACCGACAGCGCGATCATCTGACCGTCTGGGGCGGCGTCCACGGTGATCCGCCCGTCGGGCTGATCGGCAACGGCATCCAGCGCATTGGTCAGCAGGTTCACGACCACCTGTTCGATCAGCACGGCAACGCCAAGGACGGTGATGCCCTCGATCCCCGGGCCGATCTGCGGGCGAATGGCAGCCACGTCAAAACGGGTTTTCAGCAGGTCGGTGGCATCCTCGACCACGCGCGCGAGCGCGACCGGCTCTCGCTGGCTGTCGGCGCGGCGGGCAAAGCGGACCAGATGCGCGATGATGGCCTGCATCCGGCCCGTCAGATCGGCGATGCGGTTCAACTGACGCTCTGCCTCTTCGGTATTGCCTGACTGCCGGGCATCGTCCAGCAGCATCAGGCGATATCGCAGCGCGGTCAGCGGCTGGTTCAATTCGTGGCTGATCCCGGCCGACAGATTGCCAAGCGCGGCCATCTTGCCGGTCTGCACCAGATCGGCCTGGGTCTGTTTCAGCTCGGAAATGGCGCTGTCGCGGGCCTCGATCGCGCGGGCGAAATCATCGACGGCGGTGCGGATGCGCCCGATCTCATCCTGACGCGGCATACGGCGCAATCGGGTCCCCGAGGATTCCGAAAGCTCCAGCATTCTTGAGGTCAGGGCCCGCAGCGGCATGACGATCCGTCGGCGCATCACCCCGAAGATCAGCGTGATCCCCGCAGCCCCCAGCAGAAGCGTCAGCGCCGCCAGCGCGGCCATGGTCCAGCGGGCCGAGGTGACGCCGCTGCTGATCGCGGACAGGGCCTGATGCTTCTCGGCCTCGCCCAGTTGGGACAGGCGGTTTTGCAGATCGGTCAGCCCTTGCTGGATCAGCCCGATTTCCTGAAAGATCCGGGCGTCCAGTTCCAGCATCTGGCTGCGCAGGGCCAAAAGGCCCTTTTGCAGGTCGAAGGACTGGCGCAGCAATTCGACCGATTGGCGCAGCGTCAGGAATTCGATCCCCTCGGGCAGGCGGGAAATCCGCTCGGTCAGGCGGGCCTGCATGTCCAGACCCAAACCGCTTAACTGATCTATCTGGCCCTGGCTTTGGCTGACGGCGGATTGCAGCAACAGCGTCACCACGGTGCCCGCATCCGTGCCCAGTTGCAGCACTTCATCGCGCAGCACGCGTTCAGCGGCGATCTGCTGCAGCAGCAATTCGCGGCTTGGCCCGTCCTGCGCATCTTCGATTTCCAGCATCTTGGCGCGGATATTGAAATCGTAATCGCTGAGCAACGGGTCAATCTCATCCTGGATATCCACGTTCAGCCAGCGCAGCGCATCCAGCCGTCCGGCCATCTCTTCGGCCTGCTGGCGCCGCCGTTCGGTCAGCGGGACCAGCGCCGCGATCCGGTCGCGCAGATCGGTGATCATGGCGGAATTTCCGGCCGAGCTATCCGTCACGGCCCCGGCAAGCGAAGCCTCCAGACTGGCCGAGACATCGCCCAACTCTTCGATCAGCCCGTCCGATGCGCCCTCATCCCCGATGATCCGCGTGGCCAGCGTCGTCAGCCGCGCCGATTGGCTGGCGATTTCGCCGGTCAGCGCGATCCGGGGAACCTGCGCCGTCGCAATCTCTGCGAAATCGCGCTGGAAACGGGCAAAGACCAGATTGGTGGCCGCCAAAGCGAACCACATCAGCATGACCGTGCCCAGAACCAGCATCATCAGCCGCTGCCACAATCCGACACGCATCCATCTTCGGCGGAGAGAGATCACGGCTTCGGGGCCTCCAGCCGGGTCAGGGCCAGATCGACCGCGTCAAGCTGCGCCTTCGCGGCTGCGGCCCATCGCTGGCGCGCCTCTTGCTGCGCTTCGTTCATGCGGATCAGGTCGCTGGCATAGCCGGGATTGGCATTCAGCGCGCTGGGCAGGGCCTCGGTCTCGGCAATCGGGACGCGGGACAGTTCGCGCCGCAGGCTGGCAAGTTCGGCCGCCTCGACCGCGCCTTCCAGCGCGTCGATCCGCGCGAACATGTTGCGCCTGCGTGGCAGCAGATCCGCGATGAACAGCTCGAAAATCATGTTCACCGACCAATAGCGCGCCTGGGCCAGTTCGGCGTCATAGCCCTGCCAGCTGCGATGGATGGCAAGGTCCAGCGCGTCGGGAATGGCGTCACCGGCAGCATCGCGGATCGCGGGCGAGGCCGGGATCCGCCCGACCTCTGGCTGCAACAGGATCCGCTGCCCCTGATCCGAGGTCACGAAGCCCAGGAAGTCGCAGGCGGCAACGGGCTGTCCGCCGCCCGTCAGCAGGCCGATCTGGGCGGGAAAGACCATCACCGGCTGACCATAGCGGAAATCAAGCCCGCTCTGGGTCTGCGCCAGAAAATCGATGGTCAGCCCGATGTCGAACCGGCCGGCCTCGATCCCCTCGATCACGCCAAAGCTGCGCGCGCTGAGCGTCGCCAGATTCTGCGACAGCGCCAGAAGGAAGCTCCAGCCTTCCTCCCATCCCCGGACCTGCAGGAAACGCTCGACCATCATATGCGATGTGCCCGAGCGTGACGGCAGCGCCATGCCGATCTTGCCGCGATAGGCCGGCAGAAGCAGGTCGTCCCAGGTGCCGGGCATGAAGACCTCATTCCCTGACCTGCGCGCCCACCCGATCGAGGAGAAGGCAAAGGGCACATAGCCATCCGTCCCGGCGGCCTCGCATCCCGTGGTGCTGAACCCGGATCTTGCCTTGATCAGCGCGAAAGGTTCGGGGGCAGAGACCCAGAAGATGTCGAATTGGCGACTGTTGCCGCGGATCACCTCGGACAGGGCGGAATTGGTATTCTTGTTCAGGACCAGCACCTCGATCCCGGGATGCGCGTCGCGAAATCCGGCAATCAGCGGATCGGTCAGCGAGGGCGGCAAAGAGGTGATGATCCGAAGGGTCTGCGCGACGGCCGCAGTGGGTGCGGCCAGCGCCATCACCAGCGCCGCGATCAGCCACGGCAGCTTTGTCCTGAGGATCGGAATTGCCCGCCACGAAGTCAGAGCGCTATCCTTTGGTCTTGGTTTCAGATGCAACTGCTCTGATGAGTTTAGTCCCTATCGGCATGATCCGTCGATAGGATGTGGGTTTATTAATTTCGCAGCGCCCGTCAGGCGGGCCATTTTGCAAATGCGCGCGGCCCGTATCCCGGCCGCGCGCGGAAGCCCGATCACGCCCCGTTGAAACGTGGCGGGCGCTTTTCCAGAAAGGCGGCCATCCCCTCTTGCTGCGCGTCCGAGCCGTAAAGGGCGTGATACATCTGCCGTTCGAACCGCAGCCCGGATTCCAGCGCCCCCTGTTCGGCCATATTCACGCAGGCCCTTGCCATCATCGCGATGTCGCGCGGGTAACCGGCGATTTCGCGGGCCGTGGTCATGGCGGCTTCGGCCAGGTCATCGGCAGGGACGACACGGCTGATCAAGCCCATCTGAAGCGCCTCGGGCGCGGTAATCATGCGGCCGGTCAGGATCAGATCCATCGCCCTTGCGCGCCCGATCAGACGGGTCAGGCGCTGCGTGCCGCCGATGCCGGGAATGCAGCCGATCTTGATTTCCGGCTGTCCGAACCGGGCACTGTCGGCGGCCAGGATGATGTCGCACATCATCGCCACCTCGCATCCGCCGCCAAGGGCAAAGCCATTCACCGCCGCCAGTTTCGGCAGGCGAAGACCCGCGAAGCGATCCCACCCGGCAAAGAAATTGCTGGCATACATGCTGGTGTAATCCTGCACTGCCAGTTCGCCGATATCGGCGCCTGCGGCAAAGGCGCGGCCCTTGCCCGTCAGGATCAGGCAGCCGATCCCGGGATCGGCATCAAAACCGGTCGCGGCCTCCAGCACCTCTTCCATGACCTGCGTGTTCAGCGCGTTCAGCCTGTCAGGACGATTGAAGCGGATCGTGGCGACGCGGCCATCGGTTTCGGTTTCGATGGTGTCAAACATGTCAGCTGTCCCAGATTGCGCCATAGGCCGGGATGCCCAGGCTTTCCATATCATGCACCACCCAACGGGTGAGCTTCTGGTTCGAGATCACGATCACCGCCTCGGCCCCGCTGTCGCGCACGGCTTGCAGCGCCAATGCGGACAGGTCCGGCTTGCCATCGGTATCGGTGTCCCAGATCACCGGCTTTTCGGTATGGGCCTCGATCTCATCGACCAGCGCATCGCCATAAGTCGCGCGCGGGCTGCGGGTGGACCAGACCAGCCGGTTGGGCACCATGCCTTTCAGCAGATGCGGCAGGATGGGACCGATGCCCGAACCCGTGCCGATATAGACGACCCTGGTGAACAGTTCCTCGATCCGCGCCACGCCGGATGTGGTGATGCCCTTGACCCAGACATGGCTGGGCGGGTTGTCGATGAAATCTCCGGTCCAGTCGCCCGCCCGGCTGATCGCCAGACGATAGCCGGGCCGACCGGGCGTCGGAATATTGGCGAAGGAATGATATTGGCCGAAGGGCGTATGGGAAATCGCGTTGGAACTGCCCGCGAAGGGCGTATCGCCATAGTCGAACCCGGCGATGACCACGTGGTCCGAGGGCTTTTCGATGGTCACCGGAACCCGTTTCAATGTCAGCCAGGGCGAAAGGATCGACAGCGTGATCAGGCACAGCATCCAGAAGGCCGGGGTTTCGGTCAGCACGCCACCCGTGTCGCGGGTGATCGAGATCGTCTGCGCCCAGAACAGCGCCAGAACCGTCCAGCCCGCGAAACGGTGGATCTTTTCGAAGGCGTCATGAAAGCGCGCGCGGATTGGTCCGATGGCCGAGGCGATCATCAGCGCCATCAGCCCGACCATCGCCAGGCTCAGGCCGATTGTGCGGTCCGAGGGGATTGCCGCGCCGTTCAGCCGGTTGGCCAGCATCGCATAAAGCAGAAATCCGAACCAGACCGTGCCGGTCACAGTGCCGCCGGAATGCAGCCCGCCAAAGTGAAACACCTTGCCCGCGCCCCATCGGATCCACAGCGGCCAGCTGGTCGGGATCCGCGTGGCCAGCCAGAACAGCGCGTTGACCACCCGCTGCTGCCGGATCAGGATGCCCAGCGACAGGTTGATCAGCGCCATGTCCGCAATCGGGCCAAGCGCGAAGGCGCCATCCGCACGCCACGTGCCATCGCGAAGGCCGATCACGAAAACGCTCAGGTTCAGAAGGGCGACCAGACAGGCCAGCCGACGATACTCCATCAGGGCGGGATGGCGGGTGATGCGACGCCAGCGGGGGGTGGTCGTGTCAAGCTGCGCAGTCTCTGTCGTCATTATTTCAGCTCCAGCGCGCGCAGGGCGATCTCTGCTTTTGCCATTTCCAGCAACAGCCGCTTGTCGATCTTGCCGCGCGGGGTGCGCGGCAGTTCTGGCAGCGCCATCACCAGCGTCGGAACATTGTAATAGGGCAGGCTGTCGGCCACCGATTGCGTGGCCTGTTCCGGGTCTGCCGTGGCAGGGGAAATGAAGCTGACCAGATTGCGGTCGTCATATTTCAGCGTGACGGCGCGCGTGCAGCCGCCGGCGGCCTCCAAGGCCCGGGACACGCCGTCAAGCTCGACCCGGAAGCCCGCGATCTTGACCAGATCATCGACGCGGCCGAAATGCAGAAGCTCTCCATCCTCGGTCCAGGCGCCCAGATCGCGGGTATTGAACATCATATGGCCGGGGCGGAACGGATCGGGGCGATAGCGCTCGGCCGTCAGGTCGGGATTGGCCAGATAGCCCGCCGTCACGCAATCGCCGCCCGCCCACATCTGCCCCTTTTCGCCAATGGGCAGCGGGTTCAAATCTTCGCCCAGAATGTAGACGGTGTTGTTTGGCGTCGGGCGGCCGATGGTCAGGGCGGCCTTATGGGCGCTGTGGGGTTCGGCCGTGTTGATGATGGTCGTCTCGGTCGGGCCGCAAGAATTGTAGAAGGTGCAAAATTGCGACCATCTATCGGCCAGCCCACGCGGGCAGGGCTCACCGGCAACGGCGGCCACGCGGATCTGGCGGCAACGATCGACATCCAGCGTGTTCAGGATCGAGGGCGTGCAGATCAGGATATCCACCTTTTCCGCCGTCTCGGCGATGGATTTGCCGCGAATGACCAGCGTGGCACCATTGGACAGCGCGCCCAACACCTCCCATGCAGCCATGTCAAAGGCGATGGACAGGATCTGCCCCACACGCAGGCCGGGCCGCATGCCCAGATTGCCGGGGCGTGTGTGCAGGATATTGCACAGGTTCTTGTGGGTGACCTGCACGCCATTCGGCACGCCGGTGGTGCCCGATGTGAACAGGATCATCGCCCGGTCTTCGGGGTGAAGCGTGAAGCGCGGGCCTTCGGGGGCGGTGTCGGGCAGGGACGGATCGTCCATCACCTCATCAATGCAGATCAGCGTTTGCTTGCCTGCCTCTGCCGGAACGGCCTCGCGCAGTGAGGACAGCGTCAGCAGCACCCTGGCCCTTGTGATCCGGGCGATATGGCGCAGCCCTTCGGTGGGCGCCACGCCGACATGCTGCGGGGCATAGGCGGCGCCGACCTTCATCACGGCCAGAATCCCGACCAGCATCTCAAGAGAGCGTTGAAGGTACAGCCCGACCACCTGACCGCGCCTGACGCCCTGATCCGCCAGCAGATTGGCCAGCCGGTTCGACGCCAGATCAAGCGCGCCATAGGTGATCGAACTGCCCTGATACTCCGCCGCGACGGCATCGGGCTGCAGCGCCGCATAATGGCTGAACCCCGCCAGGATCGTGGCAAAGCGCGGCTTTTCCGTGGTCCCCCAGCCAAAGCTGTAAAACCGGTCGCGATCAAGCGGGCTCAGCGCCTGCAGTCCCGGTGACAGCGGCGATGGAAGCCCGGTTTTCAGGGCCAGGGGAATCGGGTCGCGCCGCTGAAACCGTGTCTCGGATGCCAGATCTTGCATCGTGGGATCTCCTTTTGCGTGTGTTTGATTCAGGAATAATGGGAATTTTTCCCATTTTTGTGTCACGATGCTACACATCCCATCACGAAACTGTGTGCGCTTGATAAAAACCGGGCAATGCGCTGAATAATGCCACCGACATATGAGGATGTTTTCTTGAGCAGCAATTCGCCGGATCTGTTTTCTGACGTGCTTGCAGATTTGCTGGCGCCGCTTGCGCAGGCGCTGGTCGCGCAGGGAATGACGCTGGCATCCGCGACCGAGGCGTTGAAGCAGGCATTGTGCAACGCGGCGATCGTTGCGGAAGGCGAGGGCGTTTCCGACAGCCGGATCAGCATTCTGACCGGCCTGCACCGCAAGGATGTCCGTCGCCTTCGGTCCCATGAGCCGGTCGTGCCGGGTCGTAAGACCGCCAACCGGATGGCGCTGCTGATCGGGCATTGGGCGACGGATCCGGATTTTCAGGGGCAGGACGGCAGACCACGCGCCCTGCCACGCGAAAGCGCCGACGAAAGACCGGCCTTCAACGATCTGGTGCGGCGGTTACGGCTGGATATGGCGCCCGGATCGATGCTGCAGGCGCTGATCGATCAGGGCGCGGTGTTTCAGGATGAGGATGGGTTGCTGCATCTGGCCTCGGACGCGCTGGTGCCGGAAGTCGGGGCGCAAGAGCTGGTCGCGGCCTATCACGCCACGCTGGCCACACATATGGCGGCGGCGACGCAGAACCTGCTGGCACAAAAGGGCGCGCGGCGGCAGTTTGACCGGGTGCTTCGATATTCCCATCTCAGCGATGCCTCGGTCGCGGAACTGGACCGGCTTGCCCGCGACGAGGCGCAGTCATTTCTGACACGGCTCAACGCCCGCGCGCATGAATTGCAACAGCGCGATGCGGAACATGGCGCGCGGGGCCGCTTTGCCGCAGGTGCCTATATCCTGCCGACGCCGGACGCAGCAGAGAAGGACGCAGAATGAGTTGGCATCGAGTTTTCCTGACTGTGCTGATCGGCCTCTTTTCGATCACCTTTGCTTTGGCTGACAATGACGATGCAGACCGGGAAGGGGGGATCATCGGCACCGGTATCCTTGGCACGATCACCGATCTTGGCAGCATCTATGTCAATGGACAGCATATCCGTTTTGACCCTGACTTTGCCATTGCCGAGGGGGTATCGGTAACGACGGCCGATGAATTGCAGCCGGGCCACACCGTCGCCGTGGTCGCGACTGCTGAGGGCGATGACTGGCGCGCGGCCGATATCCGGCAGGTCGTGCCGCTGGTCGGGCCTGTTCAGGCGAAATCGGATGTGGTTCTGCAGATCATGGGAACGACGGTCCTTGCAGATGCGGCCTTGTTGCAGACCATCCAGCCGGGCGACTGGATCGCCGTCAGCGGCCTGTGGCAGTCTCGGCAGGTTATCGCGACCCGTCTTGATCCGGTCGATCCCGGCACCCCGGCCCGGATCGAAGGCACGGCGCTGGATTACGAGGTGGGACAGCCGCTGCGGATCGGCGGAACCCAGATCACGGGGCTTGTGCCACAGCATATTCAGCAGGGCGACGTCCTGCGCGTCACAGGTGCTGCCGACGCCGCCACGCTGAAGGCCCAGCGGCTGGAAACAGGCGTCTTCGCGGCGACGCCGCAGGTCGTCTTTTCCGAGGGGTATTTCTCTGTGCCGACGGCCTCGGGGCTTTACACACTGCTGGGGGCGGATGTTGTGTCCTACACGGATAATCCGGGGATGATCGACCCTTCGGCCCGGCAACTTGTCTGCAGCAATGATGGCAGGCTGTTCCCCGCACCCGCCGATCAACTGGCGCCACAGGAGATTGCCTCGATCCTCACGAAATGCGCATCGGGCGTGGCATGGTGATGCCCGGGGCCGCCAGAGGGCGCTGCGAGATCACGCGGCCTGTCGCCTTCCGCGAAAGAAGCGCCAGACCAGCGCGACCAGCCCGACAGCCGCCAGCAATGCGACCGGCCAGTAGGTGGCATCGGCATTGGCCGCGATAATGCCGATCAGGGCCCATCCGACCGCGATGGGATAGCTGGCGATTTCGGGCCGCTGCGCCTGGACAGACAGCGCGACGATCAACGCAAGCGCAAGCAAAAGCAGCGCCGAAGCCATGCCCGAAAGAAGCCCATAGCCCGACAGCGTCACGGCCATTGCGACCGCTGAGGCCGCCGTCAGCCAGCCTGCGTAAAGCCCTATCGGACCTGCCTGCCAGATCCGGTCCTTGCGACCGCTGCGCAGCAAGGCGGTGATCGCGCCGCCGGCCATCACGATAATCATCACGGTCGCGAGGATCGGACGGGCATTGGCGACGGCGATCCAGGGCACGCCGACAGCCAGCGACAGCGCAAGGGCAGGGCGCGCGGCCTGCCAGTCTGGATCCTCGGCCCGGCGAAGTGCGCCATAGGCCAGACCCGCGATCAGCCACAGGTAAATCACGCCCCAGATCGAAAAGGCCCAGCCTGCGGGTTGGGCGGGCCAATGGTCCAGAACCACCGGAAACTGATCCTTGGTGAATCCGTTGAAGCCATCACTGGCCAGCGGGGACAGCGCGAAGGCGACCGCCAGGATCAGGACGGCCCAGGCCCGGAATTTCATCGTCATCACCCTTTTCGTGTTGTAGCCGCGGTGGAAGGCTGGCCGCGCATGCCGTGTGAAAAAGAAACGGGCCGCAGCCATCGCATGTGCGAAAGGCTGCGGCCCGGTCAGGCGTCAGATTACATCGCGGGCATCAGCACCGCGTCGATGACATGAACCACACCGTTGCCGGCAGCCAGATCGGCGGCGGTGACGGTCGCGCCTTCGTTGATCTTGACCATATCGCCATCAACCGACAGCTTCAGGCGGCAATTGCCGATGGTGGTGACTTCGGCCATGCCGTCGCCATCTTCGACCATCTTCACGACGTCAGCAGCCATCGCCTTGGTATCAACCACATGGCAGCCCAGAATCTTGGTCAGCATTTCCTTGTTCTCGGGCTTCAGGGCGTCTTCCAGCGCACCTTCGGGCAATGCGGCAAAGGCGGCATCGGTCGGTGCAAACACGGTGTAGGGGCCTTCACCCGACAGCGTCTCGACCAGGCCGGCGGCGGTCACTGCGGCTTCCAGAGTTTCATGATCGTCGGAACCGACGACGATATCGACGACAGTTGCGGGCATATCGCCGGACATCTTGTTCATGTCATCTGCAAAGGCGGCACCGCCGAAAGCAATGGTCGCGGCTGCAATCGAGGTTTTCAGAAAGTTCATGTCAAATCCTCCGTGTGTTGACTGCATCGGGAACGGGTGGCCAAGGGGAATAGTTGCAGAAATCTGATCACGGGTTCGTGATCGTTACCCGGTGGCTTGCACCCGCCAGCGGACTGGGCCAAGCTGCGCAAAAGGGGGCAGTATGACCGCATCCGACGACCTTGCCGCATTGCTGGCGCGCGTTGCCTTGCGTGATCGCGCTGCGTTTTCCGCCCTGTATCAGGCGGCCTCACCGAAACTTTTTGGTATTTGCCTTCGTATCCTCAGAAACAAGCCCGAGGCAGAGGATGCGTTGCAGGACATATTCGTGAAAATCTGGCACAACGCAGACCGCTATGCCGCATCGCGGTCCAGCCCCTATGCCTGGCTGAACACGGTCGCACGCAATCATGCCATCGACCTGCTGCGCGCCCGCAAACCCGGCGGGGGGGATCTGGACCTTGCCGAGCAACTTGCCGCCGATGAGCCTTCGCCCGAGGAAAGCGTCATCAACGCCTCGGAAGGGCGTCGCATCGACGCCTGCATGGAGCAACTGCCCCCGCAGCGGGGCGAGGCCGTGCGTTTGGCCTATGTCGAAGGTGACAGCTATATCGAACTGGCCGAAAGGTTCTCGGTCCCGCTGAATACGATGCGCAGCTGGCTGCGCCGAAGCCTGATCCAGCTGCGCGAGTGTCTGTCCCATGGCTGATCCGCGCGACATCGCCAGTGCGGGCGAATATGTGCTGGGGACGATGCCCCTTGCTGAAAGACAGGCCTTTGCGCAGCGCCTGCGCGAGGATGAAGATCTGGCGCAAGAGGTTGCCCGCTGGCAGTCCCATTTTGCGCCGCTGGATGATGAGATCGACCCGGTGACCCCGCCGCCGCAAGTCTGGAACGACCTGCAAAAGCGGCTGTTTGATGAGGCGCCAAAGCCTGCGGGCGTGTCGCCGTTCTGGCGCTGGCTGGGTCTTGGCGGCTCGCTGGCCGCGGCGGCCCTGGCTGCGGTGATCTGGCTGTCGCCGGAACCGCCGGGGTCGGACGGGCTGTGGGTCTCGGATATGGTGTCCGAGGATGGCTCGGTCCGGCTGGCCGCGCTTTATGACGAAGATAGCGGAGAGATGCGCGTCTCGGTCGGCGGTAAGGCCCCGGCCGAGGGGCGGGATTGGGAGCTTTGGCTGATCCAGGGCGACCGCGATCCGATCTCGCTGGGGGTGATGCCGCATCAGGGCAATGCCGCCATGCCGATCCCCGAAGAGCTGCGCCTGCTGATCGCCGACGCGACGCTGGCGATTACGGACGAACCGGCAGGCGGATCGCCGCAGGGCGTCGCCACCGGCCCGGTGGTCGCCGCCGCGCCCCTGCGCCGCATCTGATAGGGCCGACAGGCGATGGCCGCACCCCCGGCGTCGGGGACGCGGTAGAGGTTCAGCCCTCCAGCGACTTCGATCCGGCCTTGCCGAACCTGTCGGCCATCCATTCCGTCACGCTTTGAATCACGAAATACAGCGACGGGATGATGAACAGCCCGATCAGTGTCGCCCCCAACATGCCGCTGATGATGGTGATGCCCACGGCATTCTGCGCACCCGCGCCCGCGCCATGGGATTCCGCCAAAGGCAGCACGCCGAAGATAAAGGCCAGCGCCGTCATCAGCACGGCGCGGAACCGCGCCTCGGCGCCCTGCCGGGCGGCCTCGAAGACGGGCATGCCCTCTTCCCGCCTCTCCTTGGCGAATTCGACGATCAGGATGGCGTTCTTGGCCGCCAGACCGATCAGCAGCACCAGCGCGACCTGCACATAAAGGCTCATCTGCGTATTGGTGATGACCAGCCCAAGCCCGGCCCCAAAGGCCGCCGCGCCCAGCGACAGAAGGATCGCAATGGGCAGCGAAAAGCTTTCATACAGTGCCACGAGGAACAGATAGGCGAAGATCAGCGACATCACATAGGTCAGGTATTGCCCGCCGCCGCCCTGCTGTTCCTGATAGGACAGGCCGGACCAGGCGACGCCATAGCCTTCGGGCAAGGTTTCCTGGGCGATGCGTTCGCTGGCCGCCATGGCAGAGCCGGAACTGGCCCCGGGCGCGGCCTGACCGTTCACCGTGGCCGAGACCGACTGATTGAAGCGCGTGATCACATAGGGGCCAAGCACCGT from Paracoccus fistulariae carries:
- a CDS encoding sigma-54-dependent transcriptional regulator, with the protein product MNDPVVYVVDDDADLLPALVEVIEGSGWPARGFSDAEAMLAALQPDWNGVILSDMRMPGMTGLQLLERAQEQAPEVPFILFTAHGDIPTAVQAIRGGAFNFLEKTSPSDYLREILRRALESRRLNLENRQLRARISSGDSLKSRLPGKSQVMRDLRREIAAVAGLDVAVLLSGEPGTGKAVAAQAIHDNADRGGDYVVLDCGALKDISIEAALLGDGAALGALAQAAGGTLYLARIAALSHAAQAQLVGLLDGIGPDGPRLVASVEGGIAKLRSDGMLDDDLYYRLSLAEIELPPLRQRDDDVFLLLAQFLREAATRHRREIPQPPAQDLRAYRRYHWPGNLRELRNVAEKLVIGLRVTLQPDAEGDAPLAPDALGYDAAMEEFESALLQAALQKTGGRKAEAAEALGIPRKRLYLRMKACGLLDSGQN
- a CDS encoding ATP-binding protein, which encodes MRVGLWQRLMMLVLGTVMLMWFALAATNLVFARFQRDFAEIATAQVPRIALTGEIASQSARLTTLATRIIGDEGASDGLIEELGDVSASLEASLAGAVTDSSAGNSAMITDLRDRIAALVPLTERRRQQAEEMAGRLDALRWLNVDIQDEIDPLLSDYDFNIRAKMLEIEDAQDGPSRELLLQQIAAERVLRDEVLQLGTDAGTVVTLLLQSAVSQSQGQIDQLSGLGLDMQARLTERISRLPEGIEFLTLRQSVELLRQSFDLQKGLLALRSQMLELDARIFQEIGLIQQGLTDLQNRLSQLGEAEKHQALSAISSGVTSARWTMAALAALTLLLGAAGITLIFGVMRRRIVMPLRALTSRMLELSESSGTRLRRMPRQDEIGRIRTAVDDFARAIEARDSAISELKQTQADLVQTGKMAALGNLSAGISHELNQPLTALRYRLMLLDDARQSGNTEEAERQLNRIADLTGRMQAIIAHLVRFARRADSQREPVALARVVEDATDLLKTRFDVAAIRPQIGPGIEGITVLGVAVLIEQVVVNLLTNALDAVADQPDGRITVDAAPDGQMIALSVTDNGTGLGDLHPEDALNPFVTTKSAGRGMGLGLSISYNIAKDMGGDLRLVPARGGGVSANLLLQKVE
- a CDS encoding ABC transporter substrate-binding protein, which gives rise to MALAAPTAAVAQTLRIITSLPPSLTDPLIAGFRDAHPGIEVLVLNKNTNSALSEVIRGNSRQFDIFWVSAPEPFALIKARSGFSTTGCEAAGTDGYVPFAFSSIGWARRSGNEVFMPGTWDDLLLPAYRGKIGMALPSRSGTSHMMVERFLQVRGWEEGWSFLLALSQNLATLSARSFGVIEGIEAGRFDIGLTIDFLAQTQSGLDFRYGQPVMVFPAQIGLLTGGGQPVAACDFLGFVTSDQGQRILLQPEVGRIPASPAIRDAAGDAIPDALDLAIHRSWQGYDAELAQARYWSVNMIFELFIADLLPRRRNMFARIDALEGAVEAAELASLRRELSRVPIAETEALPSALNANPGYASDLIRMNEAQQEARQRWAAAAKAQLDAVDLALTRLEAPKP
- a CDS encoding enoyl-CoA hydratase-related protein — protein: MFDTIETETDGRVATIRFNRPDRLNALNTQVMEEVLEAATGFDADPGIGCLILTGKGRAFAAGADIGELAVQDYTSMYASNFFAGWDRFAGLRLPKLAAVNGFALGGGCEVAMMCDIILAADSARFGQPEIKIGCIPGIGGTQRLTRLIGRARAMDLILTGRMITAPEALQMGLISRVVPADDLAEAAMTTAREIAGYPRDIAMMARACVNMAEQGALESGLRFERQMYHALYGSDAQQEGMAAFLEKRPPRFNGA
- a CDS encoding AMP-binding protein yields the protein MQDLASETRFQRRDPIPLALKTGLPSPLSPGLQALSPLDRDRFYSFGWGTTEKPRFATILAGFSHYAALQPDAVAAEYQGSSITYGALDLASNRLANLLADQGVRRGQVVGLYLQRSLEMLVGILAVMKVGAAYAPQHVGVAPTEGLRHIARITRARVLLTLSSLREAVPAEAGKQTLICIDEVMDDPSLPDTAPEGPRFTLHPEDRAMILFTSGTTGVPNGVQVTHKNLCNILHTRPGNLGMRPGLRVGQILSIAFDMAAWEVLGALSNGATLVIRGKSIAETAEKVDILICTPSILNTLDVDRCRQIRVAAVAGEPCPRGLADRWSQFCTFYNSCGPTETTIINTAEPHSAHKAALTIGRPTPNNTVYILGEDLNPLPIGEKGQMWAGGDCVTAGYLANPDLTAERYRPDPFRPGHMMFNTRDLGAWTEDGELLHFGRVDDLVKIAGFRVELDGVSRALEAAGGCTRAVTLKYDDRNLVSFISPATADPEQATQSVADSLPYYNVPTLVMALPELPRTPRGKIDKRLLLEMAKAEIALRALELK